ATCGAAAAGATGTGCCGCAAGGGCGAACTGCGCGTCGACGGGGGGCGGGTCAAGGCCTCGACCAAGGTGCAGGTCGGCCAAAGCGTGCGCATCCCGCCGCTGCCGGAACCGGGCGAGGTCACCTCTCAACCCAAGCCGCCGGTCAGCGACGCCGATGCGCAGATGATCCGCGACTGCGTGATCTATCGCGATGACCACATCATCGCGCTGAACAAGCCGCCGGGCCTGCCGACGCAAGGCGGCAGCAAGCAGACCCGCCATGTCGACGGGCTGGCCGAGGCGCTGCGCTTTGGATATGACGACAAGCCGCGCCTGGTGCACCGGCTGGACAAGGACACATCGGGCGTGCTGCTGCTGGCGCGCACCCGAGAGATGGCCAAGGCGCTGACCGCCGCGATCCGCCACCGCGAGACGCGCAAGATCTACTGGGCGCTGGTTGCGGGTGTGCCGACTCCCTATCTGGGCGAGATCCGCTATGGCCTGGTCAAGGCGCCGGGGCACGGCAAGGGCGGCGAGGGTGAAAAGATGCTGTGCGTCCATCCCCGTGACATGGACAAGACCCCGGATGCCAAGCGCGCGCATACGCTCTATGCCACGCTCTACCGTGTCGCCAGCCGTGCCGCCTGGGTGGCGATGGAGCCGATCACCGGCCGCACCCACCAGCTGCGCGCCCATATGGCCGAGATCGGCCACCCGATCATCGGCGACGGCAAATACGGTGGCTCGGGGCAAGAGAATCTGGGCGATGGCTGGGGCGCGCAACTGGGGGGCGCGATTTCCAAGAAATTGCACCTGCACGCCCGGTCGATGACTTTCGAACATCCAGTGACTCACCGGGCGCTGACGATTGCCGCACCGTTGCCGCCGCATATGGCGCAAAGCTGGGAAACCCTTGGCTGGGCCGAGGATTTCGCTGCGGACGACCCGTTCGAGGAACTGCGATGACCGATCTGCGGCTGGTGGTTTTCGACGTCGACGGCACGCTGGTCGACAGCCAGGCGGATATCCTTGCCGCGATGGCCGAGGCCTTTGGCGCCGTGGATCGCGCCGTGCCCGATCGCGAGACGGTTCTGGGCATTGTCGGGTTGTCACTGCCGCAGGCGATTCAGATGCTGGCCCCCGACCTGCCGAACCCGCAGCGGCGCGAGATGGTGGCGGCCTACAAGGACGCCTACATGCGGCTGCGCGCCGAAAGCGGCGTCGAAGTGTCGTCGCCGCTTTATCCGCATGTGCGCGCGGTACTGGACGCGCTGCATGGGGAACCGTCGACGCTGCTGGGCGTGGCGACCGGCAAGTCGCGGCGCGGGCTGGACAAGCTGGTGGATGGTCACGATCTGCGGCGGCTGTTCGTCACCCAGCAATGCGCCGACGACCACCCGTCCAAACCGCATCCCGCCATGCTGCGCGCGGCGCTCGGCGAAACCGGTGTCGCGCCGCATCGCGCGGTCATGGTGGGCGATACGAGTTACGACATGGACATGGCCCGCGCGGCGGGTCTATTGGCCATCGGGGTCAGCTGGGGCTACCACGCCCGCGAAAGGCTGAGCGCGGCCCATGTGGTCATCGACGACATCCGGCTGCTGCCGGGATTGCTGGCGCAGATCTGGGAGCAGAGCGCATGAGCGAATGGGCGGCACGGCGGTTCTGGAAAACGGCCAGCGTGGCCGAGGCCGAGGGCGGCCATACCGTGTTGCTTGACGGCCGCCCGGTGCGCACGCCCGCCAAGGCGCCGCTGATCGTGCCGACGCATGCGCTGGCCCGGGAA
This sequence is a window from Thalassococcus arenae. Protein-coding genes within it:
- a CDS encoding RluA family pseudouridine synthase translates to MSRVQNVIVGPGDGDQRLDRWLKRHFPQLAQGRIEKMCRKGELRVDGGRVKASTKVQVGQSVRIPPLPEPGEVTSQPKPPVSDADAQMIRDCVIYRDDHIIALNKPPGLPTQGGSKQTRHVDGLAEALRFGYDDKPRLVHRLDKDTSGVLLLARTREMAKALTAAIRHRETRKIYWALVAGVPTPYLGEIRYGLVKAPGHGKGGEGEKMLCVHPRDMDKTPDAKRAHTLYATLYRVASRAAWVAMEPITGRTHQLRAHMAEIGHPIIGDGKYGGSGQENLGDGWGAQLGGAISKKLHLHARSMTFEHPVTHRALTIAAPLPPHMAQSWETLGWAEDFAADDPFEELR
- a CDS encoding HAD-IA family hydrolase; this translates as MTDLRLVVFDVDGTLVDSQADILAAMAEAFGAVDRAVPDRETVLGIVGLSLPQAIQMLAPDLPNPQRREMVAAYKDAYMRLRAESGVEVSSPLYPHVRAVLDALHGEPSTLLGVATGKSRRGLDKLVDGHDLRRLFVTQQCADDHPSKPHPAMLRAALGETGVAPHRAVMVGDTSYDMDMARAAGLLAIGVSWGYHARERLSAAHVVIDDIRLLPGLLAQIWEQSA